Proteins encoded within one genomic window of Kibdelosporangium phytohabitans:
- the sigM gene encoding RNA polymerase sigma factor SigM, whose product MTAAASSDASLIASHAAGDPHAFSEIVRRHRDRLWAVALRTLRDPEEAADALQEAFISAFRNAGSFRAESQVTTWLHRIVVNACLDRVRRRQARPTVPLPETGPGEPVTPGDAMSDRETSLVVRNALAELSEEQRVPILLVDVEGYSVAETAKMLGIAEGTVKSRCARGRAKLAKVLGHLRNPIADANVPGDASEKREGRPRRQWEGT is encoded by the coding sequence GTGACCGCCGCAGCTAGCTCGGACGCATCGCTGATCGCGTCCCATGCCGCCGGGGATCCACACGCGTTCAGCGAGATCGTTCGTCGCCACAGAGACCGGTTGTGGGCCGTGGCGCTGCGCACTCTCCGTGATCCGGAAGAGGCCGCCGACGCGCTGCAGGAGGCCTTCATCTCGGCTTTCCGCAACGCCGGGTCGTTCCGGGCCGAGTCGCAGGTGACGACGTGGCTGCACCGGATCGTGGTGAACGCGTGCCTGGACCGCGTCCGGCGCCGTCAAGCGCGCCCGACTGTGCCGTTGCCGGAGACCGGACCGGGTGAGCCGGTCACGCCCGGCGACGCGATGTCCGACCGGGAGACCAGTCTGGTGGTGCGCAACGCGCTCGCCGAACTGTCGGAGGAACAGCGCGTGCCCATCCTGCTGGTCGACGTCGAGGGCTACTCGGTCGCCGAGACGGCCAAGATGCTCGGCATCGCCGAAGGCACCGTGAAAAGCCGTTGTGCCAGGGGGCGGGCCAAGCTCGCCAAAGTTCTCGGGCATCTGCGGAACCCGATTGCTGATGCGAACGTCCCAGGTGACGCAAGCGAAAAGCGCGAGGGGCGTCCACGGCGTCAGTGGGAGGGGACATGA